A region of Methyloversatilis discipulorum DNA encodes the following proteins:
- a CDS encoding class I SAM-dependent rRNA methyltransferase — MSATLILAPGRERSVMRRHPWIFAGSVDRLDGRARPGDTVLVQAANGRALGRAAFSPASQIRARMWTFGDESIDDAFFRRTVARAVEQRRDLPELAGEFGPRGGVRLLHGESDGLPGVIADRYADVIVLQITSAGGEKWRTTIADALVRATGIERVYERSDSDVRALEGLEPRSGWLIGDGDAPFPVIAEPGVAGDVNIEIDVAGGHKTGFYLDQRENRRLCGGLAAGRRVLNCFCYTGGFSLHALAGGAESVLSIDSSGPALATAQRNVGHNPQIDAARAEWLEADVFQALRTFRAEGRKFDLIVLDPPKFAPSAAHAKSAARAYKDINLLGFRLLAPGGLLMTYSCSGGVDVDFFQKIVADAAADAGVSARVLKRLSAGADHPVGLAFPEGEYLKGLLLRIE, encoded by the coding sequence ATGAGTGCCACCCTGATTCTCGCTCCTGGCCGTGAGCGCTCGGTCATGCGCCGTCACCCGTGGATATTCGCCGGTTCGGTCGACCGCCTAGACGGTCGTGCCCGGCCGGGCGACACCGTGCTGGTGCAGGCGGCCAATGGCCGCGCACTCGGCCGTGCCGCGTTCTCGCCGGCGTCGCAGATACGCGCCCGCATGTGGACCTTCGGCGACGAATCGATTGACGACGCCTTCTTCCGCCGCACCGTCGCACGCGCAGTCGAACAGCGGCGTGACCTGCCGGAGCTGGCCGGCGAATTCGGCCCGCGTGGCGGTGTGCGCCTGCTGCACGGCGAGTCCGACGGTCTGCCTGGCGTCATCGCCGACCGCTACGCCGACGTGATCGTGCTGCAGATCACCAGTGCCGGTGGCGAGAAGTGGCGCACCACCATCGCCGACGCGCTGGTGCGCGCGACCGGCATCGAACGCGTCTATGAGCGCTCGGATTCGGACGTGCGCGCGCTCGAAGGTCTGGAGCCGCGCAGCGGCTGGCTGATCGGCGACGGTGATGCGCCCTTCCCGGTGATTGCCGAACCCGGCGTGGCCGGCGACGTGAACATCGAAATCGACGTGGCCGGCGGCCACAAGACGGGCTTCTACCTCGATCAGCGCGAAAACCGCCGGCTGTGCGGTGGACTGGCCGCCGGTCGTCGCGTGCTGAACTGCTTCTGCTACACCGGTGGCTTTTCGCTGCACGCGCTGGCCGGCGGCGCCGAATCGGTGCTGTCCATCGATTCCTCCGGTCCCGCGCTGGCGACGGCGCAGCGCAATGTCGGCCACAACCCGCAGATCGACGCCGCGCGCGCCGAATGGCTGGAAGCGGACGTGTTCCAGGCGCTGCGCACCTTCCGTGCCGAAGGCCGCAAGTTCGACCTGATCGTGCTCGATCCGCCGAAATTCGCGCCGTCGGCCGCGCACGCGAAGTCGGCGGCGCGCGCCTACAAGGACATCAATCTGCTCGGTTTCCGGCTGCTGGCGCCGGGCGGCCTGCTGATGACCTACTCCTGTTCCGGTGGCGTAGACGTCGATTTCTTCCAGAAGATCGTCGCCGACGCGGCAGCCGACGCCGGCGTGTCGGCGCGCGTGCTGAAGCGTCTGTCGGCGGGGGCGGATCACCCCGTGGGGCTGGCTTTTCCCGAGGGCGAGTACCTGAAGGGGCTGCTGCTCAGGATCGAGTGA
- a CDS encoding DUF484 family protein, whose amino-acid sequence MKADDVARYLQDHPQFFEDYHDLLAHLYVPHPHGGRAISITERQILTLREKAKLLELKLAELLRFGEDNDVISTRVHALSIALMTAGSFDAVMTALREQLSEGFSVPHTALRLWNSVLTRDGDVFEPVEERIRVFANEARQPYCGPVSDLGVVAWFGEAAPVVQSMALVPLRRESRVVGLLALGANDAARFVPDMGTLYLERIGELLGAALIRELG is encoded by the coding sequence GTTACCTGCAGGACCACCCGCAGTTCTTCGAGGATTACCACGATCTGCTCGCCCATCTGTACGTGCCGCACCCGCACGGCGGGCGCGCCATCTCGATCACCGAGCGGCAGATCCTGACGCTGCGCGAGAAGGCCAAGCTGCTGGAGCTGAAACTGGCCGAGCTGCTGCGTTTCGGCGAGGACAACGACGTCATTTCGACGCGCGTGCACGCGCTGTCCATCGCGCTGATGACGGCCGGCAGCTTCGACGCCGTGATGACCGCGCTGCGCGAACAGCTGTCCGAGGGTTTCTCGGTGCCGCATACCGCGCTGCGTCTGTGGAACAGCGTGCTCACCCGCGACGGCGACGTGTTCGAGCCGGTCGAGGAGCGCATCCGCGTGTTCGCCAACGAGGCGCGCCAGCCTTATTGCGGCCCGGTGAGCGACCTTGGTGTCGTCGCCTGGTTTGGCGAGGCGGCCCCCGTCGTGCAGTCGATGGCGCTGGTGCCGCTGCGCCGTGAATCGCGCGTGGTCGGCCTGCTGGCGCTGGGTGCCAACGACGCCGCGCGCTTCGTGCCGGACATGGGCACGCTCTACCTGGAACGCATCGGCGAGCTGCTCGGCGCCGCGCTGATCCGCGAACTCGGCTGA